The genome window ATATTTGGAAAGGGCTTCTCTTAACAAATCTAATTGTATTATTTTCATTTAATGAATCTAAGTAGTTATCAATatattaatagtcaaagttgAGGAAGTTTGACCTGCCAAATTCTAAAATATCATATGTTTCTGAATGGAGTACATGATATGTTGTATATATATGATGCATTTGCTTTTACTCATGAATCTCTCGTGCTAGTCAATCTGTTTTAGTTGTCCGGCAAAGCTTACAGTCCGGTAGGGTTTTCAAACAACAAAATATGCACCGAAGTAGCATCGTCATTACCTTTTTTCCCTATTATGTTTGTTTCCTGATTTAATCGCTAAACTCTTTTAGTTTGCTGCTTGATTCTTACATTTATTTTGGAAATGTTAGTTGACATGTTTGCTTTATTATAAACTTTTCAGAGGTGTAATGGCGAAGAATCCATGTTCTGCTGTTGCCACAGGTCTTGTTTCTAAATGTCTTGCAACTACCCCCTCCCTCTAGTAGCTATGTGCATATTTTAATGCAAAAAGATGTGGTTTTCCGCAATATAGCACTTCTCTCTTTATGAATAGAGTTCCACTGTTCATTGTTTTATGCATATGGCATCttgtatatttttcctagttttCACTAAAGACTGTTAAAGGCCGATTTATGAATGCTAGGTTACACCAAACTTCAGTTTATATCATGCCTGTATTGCGATACATATTTGATACCAATACGGCTCTAATATGTGTCGAATGAATTAGGGAAGTTTTGGATTCAGTTTATTCTTTAATCAAAGAGGAAAAAAACCATTACTCCTTAACACAAATTCTCCTCAAATTGCTCATCGCAATATTGCATTTAGGTCAACATGAAACCGCTCCCAAATCTGTGTGCCCAACTCAACCTCTTCCTCTGTCCTTGTTGCCGCTACTTCCCTATCGCCACCGTCTTCCTTGATACCTTTCATGCCGCCTCCTTCCTCTATCATACCCTGCCAAAGTGTGCGCTCATGTCAATGCCAATGAGGCAAAGTGTGCGTTGCCTTAGTCATGGTATTCCTTTTGCATTTGTTTATGTATTTTCAACAACATCGCCTTATGCGCCCACATTTCGGTGACCTACTAATACAGCAAATATAACCAATGGCTTCTTTTTTCCACAGTAATATTTTGCCTTAGGTTTTGTAGTCTAATCTTAGCCAGCATCCTTTTGCTTTTTGTAGGTGAGGAAAGCTACCATAAACATGAATAGTCTTTGCTGGTATATGGGTGTGTTAGAGTGAGCACTAGAAGGTCAATCTTTTTTTAAGCATCAAAATGCAAAATTAACTGTAGGTAGGTACACTGAGattaacatgttcatgaggCCTCGTGGGTACCAGGTTGTTTAATAATTACGTTAGGATTAGTACCATCCTTATTTCTGAACATGCTAGGAGCAACCTTGTGGCATTCATCTATACCTATTTGAAATTACACTGTTCTGCTTGTAGGATCAGGTAGCTATGGAGAATATTTACAGTGCCTTGTAAAAATTCGCTGTTGTGATTCATAGAGGAGTTTCACTTAGTGTCACCCAACGGTTAGTCACTGCACTCTCATATGGAGTCTTAATATGAATCGCTAAAAGCCTCACTGAAGAACTTCACCTCTGCTACACGAGCAAACATCCAATAGGCAATATCAATACTGCTGTTCCACAACTGGCAAACAGGGAAAAAACTTTTAAACCGTTCCTTTCCAAATTCAGCTATGCTATTGTAGTATTGTCCAACTTTTGTCTTATAAGTTTTTTGTTAGTGATTTAGCAATCTGCAACCAAACTAGTATAGTAGATACATCTCAGTTCCTGTCTTTCCCAATTTCATCCACTTATCATCATCTTGCCAGAAACTTAAGTTTAAACTATCTGGGAATGGCAGCCTGAGTACTCAAGCTCATAAGCCAGGCTTACCTAGATTTGATTATATGTAACACATGAATTCAACAAGCTGGATTTGAGCTTTACTTACTGCATCGATATACTTGACCGTCACTACTTACTAGGATGAAATAGTGGTTCTGTTTATCAAACTTCTTTTTTGTGTTTCTATGGACATATGTGTTTCATCTGTTGCCTACCTTTGCATTCAGTTATGTTAATGTGTGCATTATTCTTTTGGTTTTCAGGAACAAAGAAGCGCAGAGCAAAACCGCATAAGAGGGAAGATGAATCCACTGAGAATGAAGAAATGGTAACTGAACATGACATTGCTACAAAAGAGAGCAATGGCATAGCTGATGAGCCTGTTGCGCGCAAGAGACCAAAGAGAGCAGCTGCCTGTTCTAACCTCAAAGAGAAGGAATTGGACTTATCTGAAAAAGATTTAGTTGTCACAATCAAGGAAAGTCGggtggaagaggaagaaatagATGCTGTTAGGTTGACAAAAACAGAACCTGAAGATCGGCGACCATGCAGAAAACTCATTGATTTCACCTTGCATGATGCAGATGGTAATCTGCAACCCTTTGAAATGTCTGAAGTTGATGGTATTTTCATAACAGCTCTTGTCATGCCCTTGAATGATGATCTGGAAAAGGATAGAGAAAAGGGTATACGCTGTTTAGGATTTGGGCGAATTGAGGACTGGGCAATTTCTGGCCACAATGAAGGGACTGCAGTAATTTGGGTCTCAACAGAAATAGCTGATTATAAATGTGTGAAGCCAGCAAGCAGTTACAGGTCTTATTTTGACCACTTCAGTGAGAAGGCTCGTGTCTGTGTTGAAGTTTATAGAAAAATAGCTAAATCAGTTGGTGGAAATCCTCAGCTTGGCCTGGAAGAATTGCTTGCTAGTGTTGTCCGTTCCATTAATTCAAACAGAAAATCTGGTGGAACAATGAGCAAGGACTTTGTGATTTCCATTGGTGAGTTCATATACAACCAACTTGTTGGATTAgataacacagcaggcagcaATGATGATATATTGGCCACACTCCCTGTTCTTGTTTCACTAAGAGACGAAAGTAAATCTAGAGTAGAATTCAACATGTTTTCAGTTATGACCTCAAGTGGAACTCTGAAGATAAAGGATGAGCAGTGTAAGGGAGTAAATGAGGACGATGATGAGAAATTAGCAAGACTGttgcaggaagaggaagagtggaagatgatgaagcagagagggaaacgTGGAACTTCACAGAAAAATGTCTacatcaaaattagtgaaactgaGATTGCCAATGACTACCCACTGCCAGCTTACTATAAACCATATAGTCAAGAAATGGATGAGTACATATTTGATAGCGACATTGGCTTGTTTTCTGATGATATGCCAGTGAGAATCCTCAACAATTGGGCTCTATATAATTCAGATTCCAGACTCATTCCTTTGGAGCTCGTCCCTATGAAATCAGGTGCCGAAAATGATACAGTGATCTTTGGATCAGGTTTTATGAGAGAAGATGATGGTAGTTGTTGTTCCACCGCTGAACCAGCACAgttatcttcttcctcaagtAAATCTTATCAGGAAGATCCAGGAATTCCAATTTATCTGAGCCCAATCAAGGAGTGGGTTGTAGAATTTGGTGGTCCTATGATCTGCATAACCATTCGAACTGATGTAGCTTGGTAAGTACCCTGGCAGCCCCATTTCATTATGTATTATTAATTGCCTCAAAGGGGAATTATAGTTTGAGCTTAAGTACACCAATTCTATGCTAGTTTTTGTTTAAAATAACTTCTCATGCATTACAGCTCTGCCCTTAAATTTGACGCTTTATTTTAAGCATGGCATCTTGCAGTTCCTTTCTATTTAACCTTTCTCCAACTTATGTATAGTTATTAATACCATTACTCCAGGTACAAACTGCGCCAGCCAACAAAACAATATGCTCCATGGTGTGAGCCTGTATTGAAAACAGCAAGGCTGGCTgttagcatcatcactcttttAAAGGAACAAAGTCGTGCTTCAAAGCTTTCTTTCGCCGAAGTCATTAAAAAAGTAGCAGAACTTGACAGTGGGCACCCTGCATTTATATCATCAAATTCAACGGTTGTTGAAAGATATGTTGTGGTGCATGGACAAATAATAATTCAGCAGTTTGCAGACTTTCCAGATGCGTCTATTCGACGGAGTGCCTTTGTCACAGGCCTTGTACTGAAGATGGAAGAAAGAAGGCACACGAAATTGGCTATGAAGAAGAAATCTCAAGCGATGAGAGGAGAGAATCTGAACCCAAGTGCAAAAATGGGCCCAATATTAAGAAGGAAGCTTATGCGTGCGACAACTACAAGTTTGATCAGCAAGATATGGGGTGATTATTATGCCACGCACTTTCCAGAGGATACAAAGGAAGGATATGGAAATGAACAAAAGGAAATTGATGAGGAGCAAGATGAAAATGAAGATGATACTGAAGAGGAGGTTAATGTTGAAGTGGAACAAGCTGCGAGGACCCCACCATCAGCACGGTCTAGAAAGTCATCAAATACTTGCAAGGAAGTTAAATGGGAAGGGCAAACAGCTGGAAAAACAGTGTCCGGAGAAGTTCTGTACAAATGTGTTACAGTTCGAGATCTTAGTGTTGCTGTTGGTGGGACAGTCACATTGGAAGATGATTCAGGAGAACCCATCATGTGTTTTATTGAGTATATGTATGAGAAACATGACGGTACAAAAATGTTTCATGGAAGGATTCTGCAAAAGGGTCCTCAGACTGTTCTTGGCAATGCTGCAAATGAAAGGGAGGTTTTCTTGACTAATGATTGTCTAGAGTTCGAATTAGGCGACATCAAAGAATTGGTGACTGTCAATGTCCAATTGATGCCGTGGGGCCACAAATACAGAAAGGAGAATTTCGAAGCTAATAGGATTGAAAAGGCGAAggcagaggagaggaagaggaagggtcTACCAGTGGAATATTTTTGCAAAAGCTTATACTTGCCAGAGAACGGTGGTTTCTTCTCCCTCCCTCATGATAAGCTTGGCCTTGGAATTGGCGCTTGTAGCTCCTGTGAGAAAAGAAAACTAGTTGATGGTGAATTCAATATACTTTCAGAGACTAGTTTTGACTTCAAGAATATCAGATACAACGTTCATGACTTTCTGTATATTAGGCCTGAATTTTTCTCCCAAGGAGAGGGCCATGAGACCTACAAGGCTGGAAGAAACGTGGGCCTAAAGCCTTATGTTGTATGCCATGTATTGAGTATCCATGTTCCCGCCGGATCTAAGAAAGCACATCCTGAATCGACAAAAATAAGTGTGAGAAGGTTTTACAGGCCCGATGATATATCATCATCAAAAGCCTATTCGTCAGATATCAGAGAGGTTTGCCTTTTTGTTATGTCTGATCACTGTATCATTCCTGCTTGAAAGTTCATAGATGAACTCATGTCACTCACGCTTTCATTCTCTTGGATGTCTTTGGTCTTTACTATTGTCATTTGATCCAGGTATACTACAGTGAAGATATCATGACTGTGCCAGTGGCAATGACAGAGGGAAAATGTGAGGTTAGGATGAAGGCCGACCTTCCAAATTCAGATCTTCCGGTGGTGGTTGAGCATGTATTTTACTGTGAACATTTGTATGATCCTGTTACTGGAGCCCTCAAACAGGTCAGATATTCTGAATCCTGCCTTTTCATTTCCCAGTTGCTTGGAATTTTTTTCCTTGAGAAATTTCTGTTGTTTAGAATTTTTCCTTGAGAAATTTCTATAGAATGTTAACTGAGATTATCTTGCATGATCTTGAACCAGCTTCCCACCAATGTTGAACTCATGTCACTGATAAGGAGGGCACCTTCTGCTTTAAAAAAGAATAAAGGAAAGCAAATTTGTCACGATGGCCTAGCTTGTTCAGATAAACAGAAGGATAGGCACCAAGAGAACTGTCTTTCAACCCTTGACATTTTCGCTGGCTGTGGAGGTTTATCTGAAGGATTGCAGCAAGCCAGTATGTATTTCTCACGTAGATGTTGATGTTGGTTGATGGGAACACCTTGACTTCCACAGTTAAACATACTTTCTGATCATTCGATTCCACAGGAGCGTCACTCACAAAATGGGCAATTGAATACGAAAAGCCTGCTGGGGAAGCATTTGGTGAAAATAATCCAGAAGCAGCAGTATTTGTGGAGAACTGCAATGTGATTTTGAAGTACGGTCACTTCTTTCTTTTGGGTATGCTTAATAGTGTATCATGTATCTCCAACTCATTTGTGAGTACTGTCATGCAGGGCAATAATGGATAAGTGTGGTGATGCTGATGATTGCATCTCTACTTCTGAGGCTGCTGAGCAAGCAGCTAAACTTTCTGATGAGAAGATTAAGAATCTGCCTGTGCCTGGTGAAGTAGACTTCATCAATGGTGGACCTCCATGTCAGGTCTGTTGTTTTTCCACTGACTAGGAAATATTTTACGCTTGTTCAACCTTCTAAACCAATTGCGTGACTTTCTGTGCATCCTTTTCTTAGGGATTTTCTGGAATGAACAGATTCAATCAAAGTCCATGGAGCAAAGTTCAATGTGAGATGATCCTAGCATTCCTGTCTTTCGCAGAATATTTCCGGCCCAGATTCTTTCTCTTGGAAAACGTCAGGAACTTTGTTTCGTTCAACAAAGGCCAGACCTTCAGACTAACACTGGCATCACTCCTGGAGATGGGATACCAGGTGCTTGGCGTTCTTGTTACTTCTCTACTTGTAGTTCTTGCGTTCTAGCGTTTCCTTCAAACGCTGAATGTTCTAACCTTTTTCTTTACATATTCTTAGGTTCGATTCGGAATTCTAGAGGCAGGGGCTTACGGTGTCGCACAGTCCAGGAAAAGGGCATTCATCTGGGCTGCTGCACCTGGAGAGGCCCTTCCTGAGTGGCCTGAACCGATGCACGTCTTCGCTAGCCCTGAGCTGAAGATAAATCTCCCTGGTGGCAAATACTACGCAGCTGTCAAGAGCACTGCCACAGGGGCACCCTTCCGGTCAATAACAGTTAGAGATACAGTTGGGGATCTTCCACCCGTGGAAAATGGCGCCAGCAAACCAACAATACAGGTAAGTGCCACACCAACATCACTCCTGTTTCTTCTGTCGATGTCCTTGATTTTGTAGTATCAGCTGAATTTACTCCTTTATATGGCGCAGTACGGAAGCGAGCCTGTGTCATGGTTCCAGAAGAAGATTAGAGGCAACTCAGTTTTGCTAAACGATCACATATCCAAGGAGATGAACGAGCTTAATCTCATAAGGTGCAAGCACATCCCAAAGAGACCTGGCTGTGACTGGCATGACCTGCCAGAAGAGAAGGTAAGATTTGCATTCACTCTACCTGCTGTTTTCCATCTTCTAGGTAACCATGCCAACGGAATAATTCTCTCTTTTCATGGTGCGAGTACAGGTGAAACTGTCAACCGGGCAAATGGTGGACCTGATACCTTGGTGCTTGCCCAACACAGCCAAAAGGCACAATCAGTGGAAAGGCCTATACGGCAGGCTGGACTGGGAGGGCAACTTCCCCACCTCCGTGACCGATCCCCAGCCAATGGGCAAGGTCGGCATGTGCTTCCACCCTGAACAAGACAGGATCATCACTGTCCGTGAATGTGCCCGATCTCAGGTAACCACCTTCGCATGCATAGTAAAGATTCATTGGTTCGTTAACAAGTAGTCTTACATCAATAACCTAAACGAAGCAATCTTCAGTAGTTTTTGGCTGCTTAATTGCTTTGGTAGTGACTGAATTATGTAACCAGAACCAGAGCTTCTATGCAGCTTTAAGCACAATGCACAAAATATGTTGCTAATTTCCTTATCTCTGAACCATCTAATGGTATCCACATGTTTCTGGACCATGCAGGGCTTCCCTGACAGCTACCGTTTCGCGGGCAACATCCAGTGCAAGCACAGGCAGATCGGGAACGCCGTGCCACCTCCGCTTGCCTACGCGCTCGGGAGGAAGCTCAAGGAAGCCATCGACGCGAGGCGTTGAGCAGCTTGCCTTGGTCGCCGTCCAACTTTTTGGTTGGTCCAAGTGCACGTGATTAGTTATTGGAACTCCTGCATTTTGTGAGCAAACAAACTCTGAACTCGATTCTGACTGGGCTGGTACGCTGGTAGCCTGGTTACGTGGATGGCTTTTTGTACATCTAACCAAGGGAGGAGTAAGTAGTTAACACCAAGAGGATTCTGGTGGCATAGAAACAAAATCATAGCATTCGGAGTATAATCTTCTGTGGACAGTAACTTAAGTCATGGGGGGTATAATCTTTTGTGAACGGTCATTCAAGTCATTGGGGGTATAATCTTTTGTGGACAGTAACTTAAGTCATTGTCATTGGGGGTATAATCTTTTGTGCACTGTAACTTAAGTCATTGTCATTGGGGGTATAATCTTTTGTGCACTGTAACTTCAGTAATATGGTGACATGAACTATTTAAGGTGAAATATGAATAACCTTTCCGGGCATCTACAAGCAAGGATGAGCGAGCAACATCAGGATCTACTGCTGtctctttctcaaattgcaAAGAAAAATGTGGCCATCTACCTTTGATGAACATACGGGTGGCGGAAAAGCACTTTAAGGTGACTTGCCACTTGATCATAGTTCCCCTTCATAGCTAAGTTCTTCAAATAATCTCCTGATGTGAATTTCATGCATAAAACAGCATTGCATTTAGCGGTCAGAAGCTTTATTCCCAATTTAGATGGATGGATGAATTACACTTGCCTGCACTGCACCCTTCATCTCCAGGAAAgcattgcaattttttttctttcttgaaaaCAGATTTAAATCATAGCAATCACCTCAAAATTTTCGCTCAAACAAACACAATActacaaacaaataaaaaatctcCCAAAAATCGATGCAAGAGGCTACACACAACATGCAAACTACAAAAAGGTTAAAGACACCTTACCAAAGAAATATTTAGAACATTACAGCTTCCAAGAACGCCTTACAAAATCCGACAGATGGATCAGAGCCACCAAGAATCCCCTCAAGAACACCAACCAACAATGTCATCAGCATCAGCTGAATGCTCCCTCATCTTGGGAGCGTGTAGCCGAATCCGCTATCCGTGAAGGAGGAGCCGGCGCCATCGAAAGCGTCCCTCTCGTCGAGGTAGTAGTTCACCCTGAGCGCAGCGTGCACGCCGATGACGGCTGCAGCGACGACGAGCGAGACGAGGAGGTTGAGCCCCGCGTGAGTGAGCGCAACGGCGAGGACCGTGGCCGCCGAGAGCACGGCCAGCACGACGCGGTCGTCGACCTCGCGGCCGAGGCACAAGAGCGGCTCCCCCTCTCCGCGCCCGAAGTAGAGCCCCAGCCAGGCCACGAAGAGCGCCAGGAAGGCGAGCATGGAGACCGGGCGGTAGACGAGGCCGACGAAGACGAGCACGAGTGCGGTCAGCGCGTAGTTGGCGCGGAAGTATGCCAGGTtccgccgcgcccgcgcgcgGGCCTCGCCGCAGCTGTCCGGGCGCGAGAACGCTGTGGGATCGAGCACCTCCAGCCAAGCCCGCGGCCGCCCCGCCGCGGCCCCCGCGAACGCCCGCGCGCGGGAGAAGAAGGCGACCCcggcctccgccgccgtcgtcgccgacgAAGacgacgccgccgcctcctcgcccaCCCCGTTCCTCACCGCCACCGCCCCAGCCACATCCTCCTGCTTGAGAGGCGCCGGCGGGGTAGAGGTGGGGACAGCGCCGTACCGCGACcaggaggcggtggaggagggcaTGGCAGGCAAACCCTAGGCTGCGGCGGTGGCGCTGGATCGGGCGGCGGGATTCGCGTAGCTGTGTTTGGCTTGGCGTGGCTTCGAATTCGATCGATGGGGTGGGCTGTCGAGTGGATCTGTGCGAcgaagagagaggggaaaggtTTGGAGATTTTTAAGGTCCCAAATCCCAAATTGGCCACTTCGCGGGCTTAAGTAAAATGCCCTCGTTTGCAATGCAAAGCGACTTGTTGGAACGTCGGCAGATCAAAATGGCTGGTATTAATAGGTTTAATTAAAGCGAAAAATGGGTTTCAACGTACTAACATGAGTGTCATTGTGTCATAACCTCCTCCCAAGTGCAACAATGATCGCGAACTGAGCTGTCAGGGTAAAATTTGTCCATCCGAGTTCGACTCCTATATTTGACATAAGTGCttgtaattttttaagattaaattttaagaaaaatgGTACACATATATGTGGTTGGATATACGTGTAGAGAACGGAAATGTGATGTGTGTGTATAAGTACGTCCGACTTTTACTCTTAAAAAAAGTGCAACAATGATCACGAATGGATGTAACATATGGCCTCATGAAATTGAGATGCAATACCAAATCTTATGCTAATGGAAAAGTTTTACTTTTCTCGGTGGAGATTGATGTTTGGCATATTATTCGGGCATGTGTTTTTGCCTTGGGTGTTGTTAAGTTATCTCtttcaaaaattcatgatcattttttttcaaaatgatTTAGTTTATGAGAGAAACCagattaaaaaatcataacaatGACTGTACGATTGATTTAAGGCCAACTGATGAAAGACCTAACGACTTGAGCGCCTCGACAACAAAAGCTAAACACCACAACATACTGATAAAACAACACACACGGAGTTCATCAACGGGTCTGCCAACGAGTCATCATTGCCAAGCTCATCACACGCTGCGCCCAAGCAATTTCGACTTTCGGTAGCAGATCTCAGCCTCTATGTAGATGACCATGCCCTCGTCCACagcaacctcatgccatcattgCCAATGTCATCGACGTCTTGATGAAGTAGCTTCGACTCCTCATGCCATCATTGCCAATGTCATCGACGTCCTGATGCAGTAGCTTCGACTCCTCCGTAGGTCGCAAGTGAGTAGAAAGGTGTAGCACCAATAGAGCAGAGACCTCGTCGAACAACTTGCCCCTTTATAAGATTGGTGTGGTCACAACCGTCGCTAAAGTAGGCTCCCGTCACAACCAAGTCATCAGTCACCAAATGTGGTGTGAGATACTCCATAGTGATGCCTACATGGAGGTCACGACGCACCAGACGCCATCATCGTCTGTCCCAATACAGACAAGGGTTTCTCCAGAGAGATTACACGACAAAAGGAGGGAGCACCTTCGACAAATGCCTCCAAGGAGGAAGTGACACCCGAGGGCATCACCGTCATCGGTCCAAGCCAAAAGTTGGATAAGACTTTCGTCCTGGACACCCAACCCCCATTAGACACCACGAGCACGTGTCGCCCCAAAACCCCTTCATGCCACGATGCTCCCTATGGGTTGGACCGGAGGGAATGAATAGAATCTAGTAAAGGGAGGATCCACCATGGCACTGAGGGGTTGAGGGCAACTGAAGATGCAGTGGGACGCAACCAAGTCGGTAGCACCACATCAAGCACAATATGAGGCCGGACAAGTGCACTCCCTCGCACCACAAGGCACTCCGCGGGCTGGAAAGGAGAATAAATCCGGCAAGGGGAGGAGTCGCCGAGGCACTGAGGGTGGAGCATACACTGGTCGCACACATGCCAAGCACACAATCCACCACCGCCAGAATTGGCCAAGCGCAACACCGCTGCCAGTGCAACCAATGGTGGCCATTGCAGACGGCCATCAACCAAAGCACCCACACCATGGTACCCTTCACGAATGCAACGCGTTCCACGGCCTTCCAGATGCACACTCGGAGGATGACCGCAAGCCCTCCATAAAACCGTCGGACGCAGCCCAATGCGCCCATCACGCGCGGAGAGGACACCCACGGTGGGTAGAAGACCAGGCGTTGACGCCCAGGTCGGCTGACACGACGTAGCACCATCCACCGCCGTTGGCCCTGAGCCACCATCAACGAGGGAAGAGGGAGCACTGGATAGGCCCCCAAGGGACACCGTCAACCCCACCTGCCCCCGACGGAGGAGAACCACACGGCGTCGGATCTGCATGGAGCCAG of Phragmites australis chromosome 3, lpPhrAust1.1, whole genome shotgun sequence contains these proteins:
- the LOC133913536 gene encoding DNA (cytosine-5)-methyltransferase 1A-like, producing MAKNPCSAVATGTKKRRAKPHKREDESTENEEMVTEHDIATKESNGIADEPVARKRPKRAAACSNLKEKELDLSEKDLVVTIKESRVEEEEIDAVRLTKTEPEDRRPCRKLIDFTLHDADGNLQPFEMSEVDGIFITALVMPLNDDLEKDREKGIRCLGFGRIEDWAISGHNEGTAVIWVSTEIADYKCVKPASSYRSYFDHFSEKARVCVEVYRKIAKSVGGNPQLGLEELLASVVRSINSNRKSGGTMSKDFVISIGEFIYNQLVGLDNTAGSNDDILATLPVLVSLRDESKSRVEFNMFSVMTSSGTLKIKDEQCKGVNEDDDEKLARLLQEEEEWKMMKQRGKRGTSQKNVYIKISETEIANDYPLPAYYKPYSQEMDEYIFDSDIGLFSDDMPVRILNNWALYNSDSRLIPLELVPMKSGAENDTVIFGSGFMREDDGSCCSTAEPAQLSSSSSKSYQEDPGIPIYLSPIKEWVVEFGGPMICITIRTDVAWYKLRQPTKQYAPWCEPVLKTARLAVSIITLLKEQSRASKLSFAEVIKKVAELDSGHPAFISSNSTVVERYVVVHGQIIIQQFADFPDASIRRSAFVTGLVLKMEERRHTKLAMKKKSQAMRGENLNPSAKMGPILRRKLMRATTTSLISKIWGDYYATHFPEDTKEGYGNEQKEIDEEQDENEDDTEEEVNVEVEQAARTPPSARSRKSSNTCKEVKWEGQTAGKTVSGEVLYKCVTVRDLSVAVGGTVTLEDDSGEPIMCFIEYMYEKHDGTKMFHGRILQKGPQTVLGNAANEREVFLTNDCLEFELGDIKELVTVNVQLMPWGHKYRKENFEANRIEKAKAEERKRKGLPVEYFCKSLYLPENGGFFSLPHDKLGLGIGACSSCEKRKLVDGEFNILSETSFDFKNIRYNVHDFLYIRPEFFSQGEGHETYKAGRNVGLKPYVVCHVLSIHVPAGSKKAHPESTKISVRRFYRPDDISSSKAYSSDIREVYYSEDIMTVPVAMTEGKCEVRMKADLPNSDLPVVVEHVFYCEHLYDPVTGALKQLPTNVELMSLIRRAPSALKKNKGKQICHDGLACSDKQKDRHQENCLSTLDIFAGCGGLSEGLQQARASLTKWAIEYEKPAGEAFGENNPEAAVFVENCNVILKAIMDKCGDADDCISTSEAAEQAAKLSDEKIKNLPVPGEVDFINGGPPCQGFSGMNRFNQSPWSKVQCEMILAFLSFAEYFRPRFFLLENVRNFVSFNKGQTFRLTLASLLEMGYQVRFGILEAGAYGVAQSRKRAFIWAAAPGEALPEWPEPMHVFASPELKINLPGGKYYAAVKSTATGAPFRSITVRDTVGDLPPVENGASKPTIQYGSEPVSWFQKKIRGNSVLLNDHISKEMNELNLIRCKHIPKRPGCDWHDLPEEKVKLSTGQMVDLIPWCLPNTAKRHNQWKGLYGRLDWEGNFPTSVTDPQPMGKVGMCFHPEQDRIITVRECARSQGFPDSYRFAGNIQCKHRQIGNAVPPPLAYALGRKLKEAIDARR
- the LOC133913537 gene encoding PRA1 family protein E-like; the encoded protein is MPSSTASWSRYGAVPTSTPPAPLKQEDVAGAVAVRNGVGEEAAASSSSATTAAEAGVAFFSRARAFAGAAAGRPRAWLEVLDPTAFSRPDSCGEARARARRNLAYFRANYALTALVLVFVGLVYRPVSMLAFLALFVAWLGLYFGRGEGEPLLCLGREVDDRVVLAVLSAATVLAVALTHAGLNLLVSLVVAAAVIGVHAALRVNYYLDERDAFDGAGSSFTDSGFGYTLPR